DNA from Sporomusaceae bacterium FL31:
TTTATGAAAATGTAATATACAGAAATGAAAAAATGTTTTAAAATACTAGTAGTATCACTATTTGCATATGTAGTCTCATTATAGTTGATGGGAGGAACAATATGGCAATTAAAACTGTGGAGATGGATCGAAAAGACAGTAATAGCTACCGTCAATTGATGAGAGAAAGAGGCTTCATTTCGGCAAGTTATTTTTCTGTCTGTGGGTTTGATGTAAGTAAACTTAAAAAGCTAGCGCAACAAGGTAAAATGGATGCAATACGTTGTGCAATTGGCAGTTCGGTTCGGTGGTACTATAGTGAAAAACAGGCTGAACTAGCACATCTTAGAGGTGAAGTCTAAATAAAAATAAAGTAAGTCCAATTCATTGCAATTGGACTTACTTTATTTTTTAGGATAATAAGAGTCATCGTTATTTATCTTGTTGTTGAGTTGATCGATTTGTATTCTAAGTTGATCAATTTGCTGTTGAATATCGTTGCCACACACCTGTTTTGATGTTGGTGGAGTTTGGTCATCATTCGCCTTCGAGGTGGAGCCTAGGACGGTCAGAGCCGTACCGAGAGTCGATAAAAAATTTCCAATAACATTGAGCTCATCCGAAGTTTTTCCCTTTCCAATGATTATAGCCAGTACTGCCGCAAGTAATACTAAGCTATTTAAATCTGCTTCAGTGAAATCAGTATTGTCAGTTGAAACGCCCATAGGCAATCACCTCAATGTAAGATACGCGAGTTCGGTGATTATAATTTGTATACCATAGTTCCCAGAATATGATCAAATTTGACCGGTCCGATGTAGCGGCTGTCGCTGCTATTATTGCGATTATCGCCAAGCACAAAAACGTGCGCTGGTGGTACGGTTATTGACATATCTGAAGTGTAGCTCATAGCTTCTTTAATATAAGGCTCATCCAGGGCAAGTCCATTACGGTAAACTCTATGGTTCTTAAATTCAAGAGTATCACCGGGTTTGCCAATAATTCGTTTTACCCATACATCATGATCAGGAGCACTTGTTAATCCCAATGCACTTAGATATGTTACAATTGGAGCAGATATGTCGTCTTTCCAGGTACGGTCCCGGTTTACACGACTGTCGATAATGACGATGTCATTATAACTTGGCTCAGTCTTAAATGTATGGGATATTTTTGATACGATAATGTAATTACTATCTTGAAGCGTAGGCTGCATGGAATTGCCGACCACTTTCGTAGGCTGGAAGACTAGAATATTAATAAACAGCGCAATGACAAACGCAGTTGATAAACTAACAGTCCAGTCATAAATTTCATTGAGTAGTTTCATGATCGAGAACCTCCCTTTGAGCAATAACCTGGTTCTTCTAACTAAAATAGTTTATCAGATTTCAGGGATAAGGAGAATAGGTTTCATGATAGAATTTATTGGGATTATTTTGGTAAGTTAGAGTATTTTGT
Protein-coding regions in this window:
- the sip3 gene encoding signal peptidase I, whose protein sequence is MKLLNEIYDWTVSLSTAFVIALFINILVFQPTKVVGNSMQPTLQDSNYIIVSKISHTFKTEPSYNDIVIIDSRVNRDRTWKDDISAPIVTYLSALGLTSAPDHDVWVKRIIGKPGDTLEFKNHRVYRNGLALDEPYIKEAMSYTSDMSITVPPAHVFVLGDNRNNSSDSRYIGPVKFDHILGTMVYKL